CCAAATGTTCCTACACCTAAAATCGTCAACTGCATACTTCCACCAATAATCAGACCTGCAGTTACATCCCCCATAATAAAACCTGCCACCAAACCTGCAAAAACAGGTTGACTAAATGCTGAATAAATCTGTAGCTCGTCTAAAATTTGATACCCTGCATAAAGCGTTAATAATAAAATTTGCCACCATTGAATTGCCATTGATATTCCCCCTAATTTAAAAGTATAGTGGGCTCGTTTAGTCTCGAATGGAAAATAGGAAAAATCGACTGAGGTGTTTTTTGCCTCATTCTATTTTTATCTTTTTTTCAAGAAACTAACTCGCTCATAAAACACATTCCCTATTTCAATAAACTCATAAAGTCTTCTGATTTATCACTCGGCACCATTTGTGAAATTAATTTTACACCTGCAGCATCTAATTTTTTAAACTCTTCAATATCCTTTTCCAATACGTTGATCGACTTAGTGATTGCTTTAGAATGCTCACTTTGCGACATATTGCCAACATTTATTTCTTTGATTGGAACGCCCAATTCAACTAATTTTAATAAGCGATCAGGTTTTCTAGCAATGATCAATAGCCTTTGCGAATCATATTTCCCAGCCAAAATATTAGCGGCGGCTTTTTCTATCGGCAAAACACTTAATTTCACACCAGACGGCGTTGCTAATTTTAGCCCACTCTTTTCAATCGCATTTTCTGATACCTCATCATCAACAACCATAATGCGACTAATATCTAATTTTGTTGTCCAAAGATTAGCTACCTGTCCATGAATCAATCTCCCGTCGATTCTCACTGCAATAATACTCATCTTCTTCACTATCCTTCCTGTATTTCTTTGTATTTTGGCTGCTTATCAAAATTAAGTTCTGATGCCCACTCTCCTTCTGTTTCAAATACAATGATCTCATTGGCGCCTGTTTTCAAGACAGATGCTGGAACGTACAGAGAAAGTGTCGGTCCTACATTCCAAAATCTACCTAAATTAAATCCATTGATCATCACCACTCCTTTGCCAAATTTTTGCAAATCAATAAATGTATCGGCAGGATTCTCCACAGCGAATTCATAGCGATAAAATGCTGGTGTTCCTTCGATCCACGGTTGCTTGTAATCAATATCGTCAAGTTTTGAGAAATCAATATTGTATTGATCCCATTCACAAATAAAATGCAAATCTGCCATAACACCAGTACGAATTCCTTTTCGTTGTGTATCCGCTAACAATTTATGCCCGTAATTCACACGTCCCATATTTTCAACTAGAATATCCAACTGATTTCGTGCTTCATTTGGGTGGCAAAAGATTTTTTCACCAATTTCATCTCGATATTGTGTCGCAATTTTCGCTTGATTTAAAAAGACATGAACACGATCACTTGCGTCGATCACTCTTATAAACTCTTCATCGGAGTGTTTAGAAATCTTCGCTCTGTACAGTACGTAGCCATAATTTTGGTTTAATTTCTCCATATTCTCAGGATATTTACTTGATTTATGCTGTGAAATCAACTCTACTACAGAAAATAGACTGACCTTTTCTTTCAATTGAGCCACAGCTGGCTCCAAGACTGATTTTCTAAGTGGTTCTGATTGTTTTATATCAGGAAATAACGCATGGACTTTCCTTTGTACAGCGAAAAATTTTTCTGTTGGGTTTCCTTGTTCATCTAGTAA
This genomic stretch from Enterococcus haemoperoxidus ATCC BAA-382 harbors:
- a CDS encoding PTS system mannose/fructose/N-acetylgalactosamine-transporter subunit IIB, whose amino-acid sequence is MSIIAVRIDGRLIHGQVANLWTTKLDISRIMVVDDEVSENAIEKSGLKLATPSGVKLSVLPIEKAAANILAGKYDSQRLLIIARKPDRLLKLVELGVPIKEINVGNMSQSEHSKAITKSINVLEKDIEEFKKLDAAGVKLISQMVPSDKSEDFMSLLK